A genomic stretch from Penicillium digitatum chromosome 4, complete sequence includes:
- a CDS encoding Propeptide, carboxypeptidase Y produces the protein MILVTHADSSIHGVGAPSYNHLIGPTVSSYRPSPESSQGPASSHFTSPGHHCLASSHPHNFISIIKYPVVSSNYLKFTMRVLSATLLVGAASAATPSFQQVLGTHSEHAENVAQQGADAFKPLQHLQDQFKSLSSEARQLWEEVSNYFPESMESAPMLSLPKKHTRRPDSHWDYHVSGAKVQDIWVSGAGGTKEREVDGRLEDYALRAKKVDPSSLGIDPGVKQYSGYLDDNENDKHLFYWFFESRNDPKNDPVVLWLNGGPGCSSLTGLFMELGPSSIGANIKPIYNDFSWNNNASVIFLDQPINVGYSYSGSSVSDSVAAGKDVYALLTLFFKQFPEYATQDFHIAGESYAGHYIPVMASEILSHKKRNINLKSVLIGNGLTDGLTQYEYYRPMACGDGGYPAVLDESTCQSMDNSLSRCQSMIQACYNSESPWVCVPASIYCNNAMLGPYQRTGQNVYDVRGKCEDESNLCYKGLGYVSEYLGQESVREAVGAEVDGYDSCNFDINRNFLFNGDWFKPYHRLVPGLLEQIPVLIYAGDADFICNWLGNKAWSEALEWPGQKEFASAELEDLKIVQNEHVGKKIGQIKSHGNFTFMRIFGGGHMVPMDQPESGLEFFNRWIGERPHTLKT, from the exons ATGATTCTCGTGACTCACGCTGACTCATCCATTCATGGGGTCGGGGCCCCCTCTTACAATCACCTGATTGGCCCAACCGTCTCGTCTTATCGACCGTCCCCGGAGTCATCCCAGGGACCTGCTTCTTCTCACTTCACAAGCCCAGGACATCACTGTCTTGCTTCTTCTCACCCCCACAACTTTATTTCAATTATCAAATATCCTGTGGTATCCTCAAACT ACCTCAAG TTTACAATGAGAGTCTTGTCCGCCACTCTCTTGGTGGGAGCAGCTTCGGCCGCTACCCCATCCTTCCAGCAGGTCCTTGGAACTCACAGCGAGCATGCGGAGAACGTAGCCCAACAGGGTGCGGATGCATTCAAGCCCCTGCAACATCTTCAGGACCAGTTCAAGTCTCTTTCTAGTGAGGCTCGTCAGCTCTGGGAGGAAGTCTCTAACTACTTCCCTGAATCTATGGAGAGCGCTCCCATGCTTTCCCTGCCCAAGAAGCACACCCGCCGTCCTGACTCGCACTGGGATTATCATGTCAGTGGTGCCAAGGTCCAAGACATCTGGGTTTCTGGTGCGGGGGGCACCAAGGAGCGTGAGGTTGATGGCAGGCTGGAGGACTACGCCCTCCGCGCGAAGAAGGTTGACCCCAGCTCTCTCGGCATCGATCCCGGTGTGAAGCAGTACAGTGGTTACCTGGATGACAACGAGAATGACAAGCACTTGTTTTACT GGTTCTTCGAGTCTCGCAATGACCCCAAGAACGACCCCGTCGTTCTGTGGCTGAACGGCGGTCCTGGCTGCTCGTCCCTCACCGGACTTTTCATGGAACTTGGACCCAGCTCCATTGGTGCTAACATCAAGCCCATTTACAATGATTTCTCGTGGAACAACAATGCCTCTGTCATCTTCCTGGATCAGCCTATCAATGTCGGTTACTCCTACAGTGGCTCCTCCGTCAGCGACAGTGTTGCTGCTGGCAAGGACGTCTATGCCCTCCTCACATTGTTCTTCAAGCAATTCCCTGAGTACGCCACACAAGACTTCCACATCGCTGGCGAGTCCTACGCTGGTCACTACATCCCTGTCATGGCTTCGGAGATTCTCTCCCACAAGAAGCGCAACATCAACCTCAAGTCTGTTCTCATTGGAAACGGTCTTACCGACGGTCTTACTCAGTACGAGTACTACCGCCCCATGGCCTGTGGTGATGGTGGCTACCCCGCTGTTCTGGATGAGAGCACCTGCCAGTCTATGGACAACTCCCTGTCACGCTGCCAAAGCATGATCCAGGCTTGCTACAATAGCGAGAGCCCCTGGGTTTGCGTCCCGGCCTCAATCTACTGCAACAATGCCATGCTTGGCCCCTACCAGCGCACAGGCCAGAACGTTTACGATGTTCGCGGCAAGTGTGAAGATGAGAGCAATCTTTGCTACAAGGGCCTGGGCTACGTCAGCGAGTACCTTGGCCAGGAGAGCGTGCGCGAGGCTGTCGGTGCTGAGGTTGATGGCTATGACTCATGTAACTTCGACATCAACCGTAACTTCCTCTTTAATGGTGATTGGTTCAAGCCTTACCACCGCCTCGTGCCCGGTCTCCTTGAGCAGATTCCTGTCCTGATCTACGCCGGTGATGCTGACTTCATCTGCAACTGGCTTGGCAACAAGGCCTGGTCCGAGGCTCTTGAGTGGCCCGGCCAGAAGGAGTTCGCTTCCGCCGAGCTTGAGGACCTCAAGATTGTACAGAACGAGCACGTTGGCAAGAAGATCGGTCAGATCAAATCCCACGGCAACTTCACCTTCATGCGAATCTTCGGCGGTGGCCACATGGTCCCCATGGACCAGCCTGAGTCTGGCCTGGAGTTCTTCAACCGCTGGATCGGTG AAAGGCCGCATACTCTCAAG ACTTGA
- a CDS encoding 40S ribosomal protein uS13 — translation MSLVTGDKTNFQFILRLLNTNVDGKQKIMYALTQIKGVGRRYSNLVCKKADVDLTKRAGELTTEELERIVTILQTPTQYKIPSWFLNRQRDITDGKDTQVVSNGLDSKLREDLERLKKIRSHRGLRHYWGLRVRGQHTKTTGRRGRTVGVSKKKG, via the exons ATGT CGCTCGTGACCGGCGATAAGACGaacttccagttcatctTGCGTCTGCTCAACACCAATGTTGACGGCAAGCAGAAGATCATGTACGCGCTGACCCAGATCAAGGGTGTCGGTCGCCGTTACTCCAACCTGGTCTGCAAGAAGGCCGATGTCGACCTCACCAAGCG TGCTGGTGAGCTCACCACCGAAGAGCTCGAGCGCATCGTGACCATCCTCCAGACCCCTACTCAGTACAAGATCCCCTCGTGGTTCCTCAACAGACAGCGCGATATCACCGATGGCAAGGACACCCAGGTTGTCTCCAACGGTCTCGACTCCAAGCTCCGTGAGGATCTTGAGCGTCTCAAGAAGATCCGCTCCCACCGTGGTCTGCGTCACTACTGGGGCCTCCGTGTCCGTGGTCAACACACCAAGACCACTGGCCGCCGCGGTCGCACCGTCGGTGTcagcaagaagaagggcTAA
- a CDS encoding Putative heme-binding peroxidase gives MSTHDYDAVRKDIAAILQKPGYDDGSAGPVLVRLAWHSSGTYDVESDTGGSNGAGMRYEAEGGDPANAGLQHGRAFLEPIKEKHPWITYSDLWTLAGVVAIKELGGPEIPWQGGRTDLIGETKLPPRGRLPDGAQGADHLRFIFNRMGFNDQEIVALTGGHNLGRCHGDRSGFEGPWVTNPTRFSNSFFKLLLQLDWKPRKLASGYTQFVYEDPDAEEDEEPLMMLPTDMALSTDPGFAPWTKRYAEDKELFFDHFSQVFAKLIELGIRRDARGAVTNTDGTLGGYVSAPKKSNTATGPPKARL, from the exons ATGAGCACTCACGACTATGACGCCGTCCGCAAGGACATCGCCGCTATCTTGCAGAAGCCGGGGTATGACGATGGCAGCGCAGGGCCCGTCCTAGTGCGACTTGCATG GCACTCGTCCGGCACGTACGACGTCGAATCCGATACCGGTGGCTCCAACGGAGCTGGCATGCGATACGAAGCAGAGGGTGGCGATCCCGCCAACGCTGGTCTGCAGCATGGACGGGCATTCCTAGAGCCGATTAAGGAGAAGCACCCCTGGATCACATACTCGGATCTGTGGACGCTGGCCGGCGTAGTGGCGATCAAGGAGCTGGGAGGACCGGAGATCCCCTGGCAAGGCGGACGGACCGATCTGATCGGCGAGACGAAGCTGCCGCCTCGAGGACGTCTGCCGGATGGAGCCCAGGGTGCCGACCACCTGCGGTTTATCTTCAACCGCATGGGTTTCAATGACCAGGAGATCGTAGCGCTGACTGGTGGACACAACCTGGGCCGATGCCACGGCGACCGCAGTGGATTTGAGGGCCCGTGGGTGACGAATCCGACGCGATTTTCGAACTCCTTTTTCAAATTACTGCTCCAGCTTGACTGGAAGCCTCGGAAGCTGGCGTCGGGTTACACGCAGTTTGTGTATGAGGACCCCGATgccgaggaggacgaggagccATTAATGATGCTGCCGACTGATATGGCGCTCTCGACGGATCCAGGATTTGCCCCGTGGACTAAGCGGTATGCTGAGGATAAGGAGTTATTTTTTGATCACTTCTCCCAGGTGTTTGCTAAGTTGATTGAACTTGGCATCCGGCGTGATGCTCGGGGTGCGGTGACAAACACTGACGGCACCCTCGGCGGGTATGTGTCGGCGCCGAAGAAGAGCAACACTGCTACCGGTCCGCCCAAAGCGCGTCTGTAG